The following are from one region of the Jeongeupia sp. USM3 genome:
- a CDS encoding MGMT family protein, with amino-acid sequence MNAATIRARMLDVVAAVPEGRVATYGDIARLAGFPRHSRQVGVALREPGNEVPWHRIVNHEGRISRRGLDGSDELQRYLLEAEGVAFDAEGRIALRQYRWEMAR; translated from the coding sequence GTGAACGCAGCGACCATTCGCGCGCGGATGCTCGATGTGGTCGCCGCGGTACCCGAAGGGCGGGTCGCCACCTACGGCGATATCGCCCGGCTGGCGGGCTTCCCGCGTCATTCGCGCCAGGTCGGTGTTGCGCTGCGGGAGCCGGGCAACGAGGTGCCGTGGCATCGCATCGTCAACCACGAAGGCCGGATCAGCCGGCGAGGGCTGGACGGCAGTGATGAATTGCAGCGCTATCTGCTTGAGGCAGAAGGCGTCGCCTTCGATGCGGAAGGGCGGATTGCGCTGAGACAATACCGCTGGGAAATGGCACGCTGA
- the tuf gene encoding elongation factor Tu — protein sequence MAKGKFERTKPHVNVGTIGHVDHGKTTLTAAITTILSKKFGGEAKDYSQIDSAPEEKARGITINTAHVEYETEARHYAHVDCPGHADYVKNMITGAAQMDGAILVCSAADGPMPQTREHILLSRQVGVPYIIVFLNKADLVDDAELLELVEMEVRELLSKYDFPGDDCPIITGSARLALEGDQSEYGEPAIFRLADALDSYIPTPERAVDGAFLMPVEDVFSISGRGTVVTGRVERGIVKVGEEIEIVGIRPTVKTTCTGVEMFRKLLDQGQAGDNIGALLRGTKREDVERGQVLAKPGSITPHTKFEGSVYVLSKEEGGRHTPFFNGYRPQFYFRTTDVTGAVELPAGIEMVMPGDNVEVVVSLIAPIAMEQGLRFAIREGGRTVGAGVVAKIIE from the coding sequence ATGGCTAAAGGTAAGTTCGAGCGGACGAAGCCGCACGTCAACGTCGGCACCATCGGTCACGTTGACCATGGCAAGACCACGCTGACCGCAGCGATCACCACCATCCTGTCGAAGAAGTTTGGCGGCGAAGCCAAAGACTACTCGCAGATCGACAGCGCGCCGGAAGAAAAGGCCCGCGGTATCACGATCAACACCGCGCACGTCGAATACGAAACCGAAGCACGTCACTACGCACACGTCGACTGCCCGGGTCACGCCGACTACGTCAAGAACATGATCACCGGTGCTGCGCAGATGGACGGCGCGATCCTGGTCTGCTCGGCCGCTGACGGCCCGATGCCGCAAACCCGTGAACACATCCTGCTGTCGCGCCAGGTTGGCGTGCCGTACATCATCGTCTTCCTGAACAAGGCCGACCTGGTGGACGACGCCGAGCTGCTCGAGCTGGTGGAGATGGAAGTTCGCGAACTGCTGTCGAAGTACGACTTCCCGGGCGACGACTGCCCGATCATCACCGGTTCGGCCCGTCTGGCGCTGGAAGGTGACCAATCGGAATACGGCGAGCCGGCCATCTTCCGTCTGGCCGACGCACTGGATTCGTACATCCCGACGCCGGAACGTGCCGTCGACGGTGCCTTCCTGATGCCGGTTGAAGACGTGTTCTCGATCTCGGGTCGCGGTACCGTCGTGACCGGTCGTGTCGAGCGCGGCATCGTCAAGGTTGGCGAAGAAATCGAAATCGTCGGTATCCGTCCGACCGTCAAGACCACCTGCACCGGCGTGGAAATGTTCCGCAAGCTGCTGGACCAGGGTCAAGCCGGCGACAACATCGGTGCGCTGCTGCGCGGCACTAAGCGTGAAGACGTCGAGCGTGGCCAGGTGCTGGCCAAGCCGGGTTCGATCACCCCGCACACCAAGTTCGAAGGTTCGGTCTACGTGCTGAGCAAGGAAGAGGGCGGTCGTCACACCCCGTTCTTCAACGGCTACCGTCCGCAGTTCTACTTCCGTACCACCGACGTGACCGGTGCGGTCGAGCTGCCGGCTGGTATCGAAATGGTGATGCCGGGCGACAACGTTGAAGTCGTTGTGTCGCTGATCGCGCCGATCGCCATGGAACAAGGTCTGCGTTTCGCCATCCGTGAAGGCGGTCGTACCGTCGGCGCCGGCGTCGTTGCCAAGATCATCGAATAA
- the secE gene encoding preprotein translocase subunit SecE, which produces MESVDKIKVVAALLLVVVGIAGYYMVPADQGVLRVLCVVLGLAMAGAMLWFSALGRQFVDYARDSVKEAQKVVWPSRKETWQLTGIVFLFVGVLALFMWAVDSGLAWVFYDLVLGRG; this is translated from the coding sequence ATGGAAAGCGTCGACAAAATCAAGGTCGTGGCAGCGCTGCTGCTCGTGGTCGTAGGTATCGCCGGTTACTACATGGTGCCGGCCGACCAAGGTGTGCTGCGCGTGCTGTGCGTGGTGCTGGGTTTGGCAATGGCCGGGGCGATGCTCTGGTTTTCTGCGCTTGGGCGACAGTTTGTCGACTATGCGCGCGACTCGGTCAAGGAGGCGCAAAAGGTGGTCTGGCCGTCCCGCAAGGAGACCTGGCAGCTCACCGGTATCGTCTTCCTGTTCGTGGGTGTGCTGGCTCTCTTTATGTGGGCGGTCGACTCGGGCTTGGCCTGGGTGTTCTACGACCTGGTCCTCGGGCGCGGATAA
- the nusG gene encoding transcription termination/antitermination protein NusG: protein MGMRWYVVHAYSGFEKSVQKALKERIERAGMQHMFGQILVPVEEVVEIKAGRKALTERKFFPGYVLVEMEMADDTWHLVKSTPKVTGFIGGVGNRPSPISQREVDAIMQQMQEGVEKPRPKVLFEVGEVLRVTDGPFADFNATVEDVDYDKSRLKVSVLIFGRATPVDVDFSQVEKV, encoded by the coding sequence ATGGGAATGCGTTGGTACGTCGTGCATGCGTACTCGGGGTTCGAGAAGAGCGTGCAGAAGGCGCTGAAAGAGCGTATCGAGCGCGCGGGCATGCAGCACATGTTCGGGCAGATTCTCGTGCCGGTTGAAGAAGTGGTCGAGATCAAGGCGGGCCGCAAGGCGCTGACCGAGCGCAAGTTCTTCCCGGGGTATGTGCTCGTCGAGATGGAAATGGCCGACGACACCTGGCACTTGGTCAAGTCGACCCCGAAAGTGACCGGTTTCATCGGTGGCGTCGGCAACCGGCCGTCGCCGATTTCGCAGCGCGAAGTCGATGCGATCATGCAGCAGATGCAGGAAGGTGTGGAAAAGCCGCGCCCGAAGGTGCTGTTCGAGGTGGGCGAAGTCCTGCGCGTGACCGATGGTCCGTTCGCGGATTTCAATGCCACGGTCGAGGATGTCGATTACGACAAGAGTCGTCTCAAGGTGTCGGTGCTGATCTTCGGTCGCGCCACGCCGGTCGATGTGGATTTTTCCCAGGTCGAGAAGGTCTGA
- the rplK gene encoding 50S ribosomal protein L11, which translates to MAKKIVGYIKLQVPAGKANPSPPIGPALGQRGLNIMEFCKAFNAQTQGIEPGLPIPVVITAFADKSFTFVMKSPPATILLKKAAGIQKGSARPHTDKVGKVSRAQLEEIVKTKQADLTAADLDAAVRIIAGSARSMGLEVEGV; encoded by the coding sequence GTGGCAAAGAAGATTGTCGGCTACATCAAGCTGCAAGTGCCCGCTGGTAAAGCCAACCCGTCGCCGCCTATCGGCCCGGCACTTGGTCAGCGCGGCCTGAATATCATGGAATTCTGCAAGGCGTTCAACGCCCAGACCCAGGGCATCGAGCCGGGTCTGCCGATTCCGGTTGTGATCACCGCTTTCGCGGACAAGTCCTTCACCTTCGTGATGAAGTCGCCGCCCGCAACCATTCTGCTGAAGAAGGCTGCCGGCATCCAGAAGGGTTCCGCTCGTCCGCATACCGACAAGGTCGGCAAGGTGAGCCGTGCGCAACTCGAAGAAATCGTGAAGACCAAGCAGGCTGACCTGACCGCTGCCGACCTCGATGCTGCCGTGCGCATCATCGCCGGTTCGGCTCGCTCGATGGGTCTCGAAGTGGAGGGCGTGTAA